One window of Saprospiraceae bacterium genomic DNA carries:
- a CDS encoding T9SS type A sorting domain-containing protein: MTDNVGATASTSVALTQPSQLNHVVQITRNVSCPGGRDGAVTTSVSGGVQPYTIVYSSGSPNGLRAGQYTVTVMDNNTCSSSSTFTITEPDTFTVATPVFINPTCPLDSNGAIKILVSGGNPPYKYKWNTNDTGTNLTKLKTGIYKLTITDTKNCNTLKSYELKSIDSIAPQLITKDGTIYLNQEQGIAIPNSSNFIETLTDNCDANPIAILFIDTLRCNQLGKSAYIMQAMDQSGNIIKDTFFITVSDTFKPIINKWPDTLFYSCNITVPTISASDNCSILEFKKLSGPEPGTLFPIGETILKYQAIDNSGNKTIDSFIVRVQNPIEIRLDTSYFSLCSGDTLYQYIHISNKNGGPYSLIYKSDTLNLFRDTSLIYTITNDPEFRINAFEISSCTQTYKDTIIYPGRLVQLDSIQIFDESALNARDGKLKPFFNAIDSFIVYDANTLERINNTGTDLAAGFYLIKAFRNNCVFEYGPYSIKLITKTNHATPLNVAVYPIPFSNLLHISCNVNEQSNYQILNLSGRIIAQGLLDQELSIETSELQSGIYLLKIGNAYDQKVIKIIKH; encoded by the coding sequence GTGACGGACAATGTTGGGGCAACGGCATCTACTTCAGTAGCATTAACACAACCAAGTCAACTCAATCACGTCGTGCAAATAACCCGAAACGTAAGTTGTCCTGGTGGCCGCGACGGTGCGGTAACAACCAGTGTAAGTGGTGGCGTGCAACCTTATACCATTGTTTATTCCTCTGGCAGTCCGAATGGATTAAGAGCCGGTCAATATACGGTTACTGTAATGGACAATAACACATGCAGCTCCAGCAGTACGTTTACCATTACTGAACCAGATACATTTACGGTAGCCACACCTGTATTCATAAATCCAACGTGCCCATTAGATTCCAATGGGGCAATTAAAATACTAGTAAGCGGAGGAAATCCTCCCTATAAATATAAATGGAATACAAATGATACCGGAACCAATTTAACCAAATTAAAAACGGGCATTTATAAACTTACCATTACGGATACTAAAAATTGCAATACTTTAAAAAGTTATGAATTAAAATCAATTGATAGCATCGCACCTCAACTAATAACTAAAGATGGGACGATCTATCTTAACCAAGAGCAAGGCATTGCAATCCCAAATAGCAGCAATTTTATTGAAACCCTTACAGATAACTGTGATGCCAATCCAATTGCCATTCTTTTTATTGACACATTGCGTTGCAATCAGTTAGGTAAAAGCGCATACATTATGCAGGCCATGGATCAAAGTGGCAATATAATAAAAGACACTTTTTTTATCACAGTATCAGATACCTTTAAACCGATCATCAATAAATGGCCTGATACTTTATTTTACAGTTGCAATATAACCGTGCCAACAATTAGTGCATCAGATAATTGTTCGATACTTGAATTTAAAAAACTGAGTGGCCCCGAACCAGGTACTTTATTTCCAATTGGAGAAACCATTTTGAAATATCAGGCTATTGACAATTCAGGCAATAAAACAATTGACAGCTTTATAGTTCGCGTACAAAATCCAATTGAAATCCGTTTAGACACCAGTTACTTTAGTCTATGCAGTGGAGATACCCTGTATCAATACATTCATATCAGCAATAAAAACGGAGGTCCTTATTCATTAATTTACAAGTCGGATACCTTAAACTTATTTCGAGATACCAGTTTAATATATACCATAACAAATGACCCTGAATTCAGAATCAATGCTTTTGAAATCAGCTCCTGTACTCAAACTTATAAAGACACTATAATTTATCCGGGACGGCTCGTTCAGTTGGATTCAATTCAAATTTTTGATGAATCAGCATTAAACGCCCGCGATGGAAAATTGAAACCATTTTTTAATGCAATCGATTCATTTATTGTTTATGACGCAAATACACTTGAGCGAATTAATAATACAGGTACAGACTTAGCGGCGGGATTCTATTTAATTAAAGCATTCCGAAATAATTGCGTCTTTGAATATGGGCCTTATTCCATTAAATTAATTACAAAAACAAACCATGCTACTCCATTAAATGTAGCAGTCTACCCTATTCCATTTTCAAACTTATTGCATATTTCATGCAATGTAAACGAGCAATCAAATTATCAAATATTAAACTTAAGTGGAAGGATTATCGCTCAAGGACTGCTTGATCAAGAACTTTCAATAGAAACCAGCGAATTACAATCTGGAATTTATCTATTGAAGATTGGAAATGCATACGATCAAAAAGTAATTAAAATTATTAAACATTAA